The following proteins are co-located in the Tripterygium wilfordii isolate XIE 37 chromosome 2, ASM1340144v1, whole genome shotgun sequence genome:
- the LOC119980301 gene encoding copper transporter 1-like gives MDGMHDHGMGDMGMGMDMGMDDMMHMTFFWGKNAEVLFKGWPGHSSGMYALSLIVVFVLAIIVEWLSHCQLIKADTNHVSAGLLKTVMHALRVGVSLVLMLAVMSFNVGVFLAALVGHTVGFLLFGSGIFKKSDTIPHKVSDLPPMSC, from the coding sequence GTATGGATATGGGTATGGACGACATGATGCACATGACCTTCTTTTGGGGGAAGAATGCAGAGGTACTGTTCAAAGGATGGCCTGGACACAGTTCTGGCATGTATGCACTGTCCTTGATAGTGGTATTTGTTTTGGCTATTATTGTTGAGTGGCTCTCTCACTGCCAGTTAATCAAGGCCGATACGAACCATGTCTCTGCCGGGTTGCTTAAGACCGTGATGCATGCTTTGAGGGTTGGTGTTTCTCTGGTGTTGATGTTGGCGGTCATGTCTTTCAACGTTGGTGTGTTCTTAGCCGCCCTGGTCGGTCATACTGTGGGGTTCTTGCTCTTTGGGAGTGGGATTTTCAAGAAATCAGACACTATTCCTCATAAAGTTTCTGATCTTCCTCCAATGAGTTGTTGA